Below is a window of Arabidopsis thaliana chromosome 2, partial sequence DNA.
CTGTATGGCCATATAGCCTGAGAAAATATGTGTTTTGATTAGATCCTCGACATAAAAGCTAAGAGAACCAAACTAGAAAGCAAAACTGAATCGGAACACACCTCGAGGATCCCCTCGCGAGCAACCAATCTTCCTGCAGCAGTTGTGGCACCTCCAGACAAGAAACTCGAATGTTGGAAAcgacctttcttcttctgcccTACGTATAAGGTTCTAGTTGTGCTAAGTACAAAAATTGACTTGGAATCCTCTGTTGAATTGATCAGAGTCATGCTTTGTTTATTCATTAGCTTTCCATCTTCTACTATCACTTCGTATGCTTCTCTCTCCAGCTGCAGGTTGAATAACACAAACGTGTATgagcaaaaagaagataagTACCCTGAACTAATTTTTTAGCAGGTGAAACCGAAAAAAGACTTACTGGTCCTAGATATTTAATGCACTGTTTTTGCAGAACACTTCTTGGGTGGTGTTCAAGATTCACATCTTTTCCATCGCCAATGTCCAACCTTCAGTTTCAAATAGGTGGAAACAAAGTTCAGAACAGATTCATACAACAGAAAAAGATAACGATAGTTACGGGACTCACCAGTAGAAGAATGGTTGTGCGCTCATGCTTGCTGACCAGACATCATAATAGAAGTGCAAGTTGTGGCCATAACGATGGCGTGGGTCAATCTGTAAATGCcgaaaagacaaaacttaGATCAAATCCACAAAATAGGAAGGTTTATTTCATGTCCAAAGCAAGTATGGGGACTTACAGCTTCAAGCCAATGCTGAAGAGCTAACTTTTGagctttttcatcttttgacAATCCTTTTCCAACCTAAATGACATACAATAGAAGGATTCACATCAGTTTCTTATGACATCTAAACATAGATAATAAATTGTGGAAATGATGTCAAACCTTAGCAGCTCGTGTCCTAGCTCGTGCCCACTTCGAAACCGCGGTTtcatgtttctcttcttcaaagaaGGCGACTGAGCTCAAATTTAAAGCTGCAGCATCCAGAGTCTTCCACCTATGAAACATTTGAATTAGTTTCAACAGCTTGAACCACATtactaataaaaaagataGAGGACCATCAAGTGACTCACCAGAGCTCCTCAACAACAACCGCGCAATCCGCTAAGTTCCTTCTTGTTCTGTAACTCTTGTACACCTTCTGTAACGTAGTTGCAGCTGCATCAAGCTCGGTGACCGGTCTTGGAGAGAAGAACACAAAAGGCGTAGGTGGAGTAATAGTAGGCTTCGTTATTTGGATTCTCTCACAGTTCCTTCCATTCAAACTGTTACGAGCAGGCTTCGTCGGTTCAACAATCTCCTCATCTTCCTTGTTCATCGGTTCAGTCTCAACTTCTGTCACAATCTCCCAGCTGTTGAAGCTCAAAGACCGCTCCATACCCGTCTTCGGAGACTTTTCCTGCGGGTTCTCACTCTTGAAACTGTTGGTTCTTGAAGTCAAGCCTCCTTCTTTAAGTTTTAAGCTGAAAGATCTGGTTTCAAGAAAACTCTCGACAGGGTTCTTGAAACTGAAGAACTGGGTCGTCACAACTTCTTTCCAAGCAGACAAGagcaaagaaagagaaagaccCATCTTTCTCTGATTAAACAACAATATTAAACACGATCTCTTCCTCCAAACTACCCTGCACACGTATCAAATTCAGatcaatatcaaaaactttgacaaacgaatcttttttctctaaGCCAACTatcattaatatattaatttgtttactGAGTCATTCCTATCATCACCACCAAACACATTTATTATAGCCGACGATGGATAAAAATCTAATCTCATTCAGACATTTCAACAAACACATTCAGAATAACTCCATAAAGGTGGAGACTTTATgattttattcatcttttataATCGACCCATGTAAGAATCAGAGACATACCTCAAGAATTTGCAGAGTATTAACACCAAGGAAGACTTGAAAAAGGTCAAGTCTTTATCTCTATCTTCTTGTGTAGAGAAAACTTAAGGAGGAATGAGAAATTGAATACAACAACCAAGTTGAGGAATaacacaatatatatacacaacacAAGCTGAATAAATGTatagtgtgtgtgtgtgtagtTGACGAGTATTAAATGCggtaaaagttttgtttaaagaaaGTCTTCGTTGAATATGACAAAGCTTTgagtgaagaagattcaaagatGGTGtgtctgaaaaaaaaagatattaattttaaaatgatatatagaGACAAGTAACAAAGTGTGTGTGTGATAGAGAACAGAACAGTGTAATAAGGGAACCCATAGGAGACGCTGGGTAATAAAGGTAGCTTCACCGAAACTTATTCATTTAGAAAAGTAGGGACAATTTATTagtcttttatatatttttcgttttttttttggttatagaaTTTAAAATGTAATGTGTAATGATATCGAAATTCCTTTAgttcaattttggttattttggttatagagtaaaatttatttagatattggaaaaaaaattggacccgattcttttggtttatggAGTTTATGAACCATTCCAATACATACAAGTAAACAACAAAGTGTGTGATAGAAAACAGTGTATATGGGAACCCACAGGAGACGCTCAGTAAGAAGAAGGTAGCTTCACAGAAACTTATTaattcaggaaaaaaaaaatattgttgacaaataaacaaaaaaaattgttaattcaGTAGGGTCGTTTTTCGAGCAAATCTTATCTACCATGacattatgaaaaatatattaatgctgtggatatatatattaatgcagaaattattgaaacaatgatactatatatttactttgtccccaaaaaaaatgatataaatttacCTTTAACTGTTGAACTAGCTAGTTACAATATCGTGAAATGACGTTAATAATAGTAACCACTATTGCACCACTCTTTTGGTATGTTAACCAGATTTTTTCACCATCCAAAGTAAGAAAGTTTGTCTATGTCGTGTAAAGAGAATTTAGACTTCAAAAAACTTTGAAGGATATGTATAAATAGTGCAAGAGGTGTAATCATCTCCGTAGGATTTTTAAGCAGAGAGTTAGACTCCAACTCTTTGCAAAATATTGAGAAAAACTCCAAAAGAACAtattgtcaaaacaaaaagtaattatttgCTGCAAGTAGATACTCACACAAAAGTTAAGTTTTTTACTTAGGTTTGAATTAGTGACGTTCATTAAAGCAATGAACctgttttgaaaacataacTTAATAGGAGTTTGATTGTTAGCGGTAGTTTGCAACTTTGCATTAGTAGTTCATTcatatcaaatatttagtttaaaactGTATGTGGTATATtcttaaatatcaaaatcacaGCTAGTGAGGTCTTAAATTACATGTGGTAGGTGTAGATGACAAAAGGAAATATTTGAACAAATTATTCGCATGTGTAGACACGTGCATAATTGCATATGAGCGAACGAAGATTAGTCGGGACATGTTtgaaatagtttttgtttctcttctttgttttgtgtcgACACCGTACAAATCTTGGTTCTTTGTGATAATCACaattttatataagattttggATATAATTAAATACGGTTTGGTCTGATATATCTGTCATTTGTCGTGTGCAATGTAATTGATGTGGTTTGGGTGTGTTGACTGTTGTCTAATTGCTATTAAACGATTATCCACGCAGTATTGTCACCGTTATCAACTCTGTACAATCTGTTTCCATCAAATCAATCTATTCTTCTGGCCAAAATAGTTTATATCCCCTAAATTAGccattattattgttaattatGAGTGAAGAGATGATAGGCTCCGTTTTGACATATTGCACTTTGGATTTAGGAATACCAAAACTACCATATCCTTGAAAGGCTACCATATCCTCCGAGGTGAGAGTCTTTATGTCTTAACGTCTAATGAATTGCCAAACCTGGATTTGTCTAAAAAAGGTTTCAAGGAAGTGTACTTCAATGATAgtttattacaaaaatttcGTCCGCCAAATTAACTCCTTTAAGTGGTACCATATATGTAACAGCAACATGGTACAAACACATTGCGGTTACAACATCAGGAGATGTTTTGTATATTCAAAGCATATATTAAggttaaaaatttgttttattcattcaGACTATAAGTCCACATTGGCCCAACCACGACTGGGCCGACCAACTTAAAACCCTGCAGCTTAATGTCttaaacaaaactctaaaaatcttcttcagatttttTCTCAGGGAAGAAGAACCAGAGCGTTTAACGTCGACGAACACAGGTTAGTCTTcctttttctactttttgaGTTACTTGGGTCTTCTCTAATTTACTCaaattcatgatttttttttttgttcttatgaAGATACGGCGTGTGGTAATAAATAATGTCTTCTGGCTTGAAAATCATAGAAGAACCGCAAAAACCGATTGAGAAGCTGCAGATTTATCCGACGGCTAATGCTGGTGTTTCTCCCTTTTGGCGAGGTTCTCAAAGTTTACATCTTTAAGCTGATTTTGATATCTATATTGCCAAGTATGAATTTTTGCAAGCTTGTTCCTTTATCTCTCAGACAAGTATGAGCGAGATGCTAAAAAGTATTGGGATATATTTTACAAGCATCATGGAGACAGAGTAAGCCTTTAGCTCAGttactttctttctcaatTCACATGTAATTGAGCTAATATTGATGCATATAAGTGTGTAATATTGGGTGGATTCACTTTTGATTTGGTAAATGCGTTTAGTTTCTTTAGATGTAGTCGTTAAGGATTGTTCAGATATATGTTAAGACCCTCTCTTTGTTGATATGTGGTACAAGTATGAAAGTGAAGAGTATTTAAAGCAACCACTCCTCTGAACTGGTTAGGGTGATTGATGGGTTTGAGGACTCAAGTTAGTTAGTGATACTATATATCAAGTAGATCTATTTCATTAAGTTTAGTAACTTAGGTGTTTGTTTATAGGAGAAACGGAATTATGGCTGTCTTGAGCGGATATTGTCTTCAACTGCCTATGCCCTTGGTTCCAGATTTTATCAGCAATATAATCTAAGGTTCCAGTATTAGGTCATATCATAACGTTGACATTAATGCTTTCTGAAATTTGAGTGTGAGCTCACTGTGCTAATTATATTGCTGTGTTTTACTATATGATAagattttcttgttcttcatcagTTTTTCAAAGACCGCCACTACTTGGATAAGGAATGGAATAGCTATTTTTCCGTGAGTATTTAAACTagtttcttttggtttctgcTGCATTACCTAGTATAGTATATAACCTTAGTTTTTCTTATTCCCTTTTTCAGGTTAGTGGGAAAAGTGTCATTCTTGAGGTAAACAAAAATGCTCAAGCTGTTACTCATCCAAAATCTAGCTATTTTGTTATTCTGTTGAGCAATTGGTCTTGATTTGCAGGTTGGCTGTGGAGCTGGAAACACCATCTTTCCATTGATCGCCACATATCCagacatttttgtttatgcatGTGATTTTTCACCACGAGCCGTCGAATTGGTCAAGGTCagtcactttcttcttctagtcTAATGTGTACTTTGATTTGGTTGATTTGTCTTTCCTAGTGAGGTTAATTTATAGTAATAGTCTTTCTGTCTCTAAGCTCATTTAACAGGTCCACCTTAATTTATGCCTGTGAGTAGTTACTTGCTGCGTCTACCAAATGGAATAGTGTGTGATTTGTCATGTGCTTCATAGTTTTTTGTTGACCAGAGTGTATTTAACTTATTATGACATTCAGGCTCATGATGAATACACAGAGACACGCGTTTGTGCATTTGCTTGTGACTTGACAGGGGATGGTCTTGACAAGCATATTTCTCCATCTTCAGTTGATATTGTGACCATGGTATTTTCctaacaaatttatattattgtgTTAACTAGGTAGAAGATAATGATCCATCAAATTATCTTAGTAAAAGATTAACACTCCCCTGTAATTGCTCCcttggtttttctttctttgagtATATAACGTTTGagccttttcttttctcgtCATGGGCTATTTCTCATTTTAAATACTTGTTGAAcagatatttgttttatctGCGGTATCCCCAGAGAAGATGTCCTCAGTATTGCAGAACATTAGGAAAGTTCTTAAGGTATCAAACACATCCTTTCTCATGTACTTCTGGACATCCATCTTCCTCTGTTAGACTGAATTCCTCTTGTTGAGTTACTTCTTATTATTCTGTTTTCAGCCAAATGGGTGTATCCTCTTCCGTGACTATGCTGTCGGTGATCTTGCTCAGGTTTGATCCACCTTTTATTACTTCAGAAATTCAAAGTTATCGCTACTCGTATGCCCATTTTGATGCACTTGAAacgaaaaaatatttctactACAGTTTCatgcttaaaaaaaaacattgtggTCTGGCTTTCCTTTTAGGAAGAACAACCACTTCTTAAGAGATTTAGTATCCTTTAGAATACGAAGGCGTGGTTACCCCTTATGTGTTTCAGTATTTCATCAACAGGAGAGGTTCTCTGGGAAGGATCAGAGGATCAGCGAGAACTTTTATGTGAGAGGTGATGGCACTGTaagttctttctttctcctgcGCTATTTATTTGCAGTACACATTTCTATAATTTTGCAGATCtgtgatgattttgttttctatgcAGCGTGCATTCTACTTTTCTAATGAATTCCTAGAAACTTTGTTTTCTGAACAAGGATTTGAAGTTGAGGAGCTTGATGTTTGCTGCAAACAAGTTGAGAATCGTTCACGCGAACTGGTCATGAATCGGCGCTGGGTCCAAGCTACATTTCGTCGAACAAATGGCAACAAAAACCCTTGTGATAGTTTGACTCCTGCCAAATTAGATAAATCTGAACAACAGGATAG
It encodes the following:
- a CDS encoding S-adenosyl-L-methionine-dependent methyltransferases superfamily protein; translation: MSSGLKIIEEPQKPIEKLQIYPTANAGVSPFWRDKYERDAKKYWDIFYKHHGDRFFKDRHYLDKEWNSYFSVSGKSVILEVGCGAGNTIFPLIATYPDIFVYACDFSPRAVELVKAHDEYTETRVCAFACDLTGDGLDKHISPSSVDIVTMIFVLSAVSPEKMSSVLQNIRKVLKPNGCILFRDYAVGDLAQERFSGKDQRISENFYVRGDGTRAFYFSNEFLETLFSEQGFEVEELDVCCKQVENRSRELVMNRRWVQATFRRTNGNKNPCDSLTPAKLDKSEQQDSIQSKSEEQERKEIIDYTDIDISDGLAMEMFGASPSSHEEPKHCFWKTGVGIGLWLHRNLLDGSCQIS
- a CDS encoding calmodulin-binding family protein — protein: MGLSLSLLLSAWKEVVTTQFFSFKNPVESFLETRSFSLKLKEGGLTSRTNSFKSENPQEKSPKTGMERSLSFNSWEIVTEVETEPMNKEDEEIVEPTKPARNSLNGRNCERIQITKPTITPPTPFVFFSPRPVTELDAAATTLQKVYKSYRTRRNLADCAVVVEELWWKTLDAAALNLSSVAFFEEEKHETAVSKWARARTRAAKVGKGLSKDEKAQKLALQHWLEAIDPRHRYGHNLHFYYDVWSASMSAQPFFYWLDIGDGKDVNLEHHPRSVLQKQCIKYLGPLEREAYEVIVEDGKLMNKQSMTLINSTEDSKSIFVLSTTRTLYVGQKKKGRFQHSSFLSGGATTAAGRLVAREGILEAIWPYSGHYLPTEDNFNEFISFLEENNVDMTNVKVRNIIFGCIHAKYEKWYVLTYLI
- a CDS encoding S-adenosyl-L-methionine-dependent methyltransferases superfamily protein (S-adenosyl-L-methionine-dependent methyltransferases superfamily protein; CONTAINS InterPro DOMAIN/s: Methyltransferase-16, putative (InterPro:IPR019410), Methyltransferase type 12 (InterPro:IPR013217); BEST Arabidopsis thaliana protein match is: Methyltransferase family protein (TAIR:AT1G54650.1); Has 35333 Blast hits to 34131 proteins in 2444 species: Archae - 798; Bacteria - 22429; Metazoa - 974; Fungi - 991; Plants - 531; Viruses - 0; Other Eukaryotes - 9610 (source: NCBI BLink).) is translated as MSSGLKIIEEPQKPIEKLQIYPTANAGVSPFWRDKYERDAKKYWDIFYKHHGDRFFKDRHYLDKEWNSYFSVSGKSVILEVGCGAGNTIFPLIATYPDIFVYACDFSPRAVELVKAHDEYTETRVCAFACDLTGDGLDKHISPSSVDIVTMIFVLSAVSPEKMSSVLQNIRKVLKPNGCILFRDYAVGDLAQERFSGKDQRISENFYVRGDGTRAFYFSNEFLETLFSEQGFEVEELDVCCKQVENRSRELVMNRRWVQATFRRTNGNKNPCDSLTPAKLDKSEQQDSIQSKSEEQERKEIIDYTDIDISDGLAMEMFGASPSSHEMSVVKLRDSAFKIKLLSKEYQHTCKSTGLMLWESARLMASVLDRNPNIVSGKRVLELGCGCTGICSMVAARSANLVVATDADTKALTLLTENITMNLQSSLLGKLKTSVLEWGNKEHIESIKRLACEGFEVIMGTDVTYVAEAIIPLFETAKELILRKMGDDLEVQEKPALILCHVFRRVDEPSLLSAASKFGFKLADRWAANSKESPIGNIIDSWFSEKDLVAEIPSSALHILYFQME
- a CDS encoding calmodulin-binding family protein (calmodulin-binding family protein; FUNCTIONS IN: calmodulin binding; INVOLVED IN: N-terminal protein myristoylation; EXPRESSED IN: 22 plant structures; EXPRESSED DURING: 13 growth stages; CONTAINS InterPro DOMAIN/s: IQ calmodulin-binding region (InterPro:IPR000048); BEST Arabidopsis thaliana protein match is: calmodulin-binding family protein (TAIR:AT4G33050.3); Has 368 Blast hits to 279 proteins in 59 species: Archae - 0; Bacteria - 20; Metazoa - 0; Fungi - 105; Plants - 232; Viruses - 0; Other Eukaryotes - 11 (source: NCBI BLink).); the protein is MGLSLSLLLSAWKEVVTTQFFSFKNPVESFLETRSFSLKLKEGGLTSRTNSFKSENPQEKSPKTGMERSLSFNSWEIVTEVETEPMNKEDEEIVEPTKPARNSLNGRNCERIQITKPTITPPTPFVFFSPRPVTELDAAATTLQKVYKSYRTRRNLADCAVVVEELWWKTLDAAALNLSSVAFFEEEKHETAVSKWARARTRAAKVGKGLSKDEKAQKLALQHWLEAIDPRHRYGHNLHFYYDVWSASMSAQPFFYWLDIGDGKDVNLEHHPRSVLQKQCIKYLGPLEREAYEVIVEDGKLMNKQSMTLINSTEDSKSIFVLSTTRTLYVGQKKKGRFQHSSFLSGGATTAAGRLVAREGILEAIWPYSGHYLPTEDNFNEFISFLEENNVDMTNVKRCSVNEEYSSFNSSGYEEEATKEEEAEKKPAETIVTEEQEEEKERERPVFQLAKRLSCKWNSGVGPRIGCVRDYPMELQSQAFEQVSLSPRISPGSTRFPSPYGPIPSPRPSPRVRVSPRLAYMGIPSPRVQVNC